From one Xiphophorus hellerii strain 12219 chromosome 18, Xiphophorus_hellerii-4.1, whole genome shotgun sequence genomic stretch:
- the tp53i13 gene encoding uncharacterized protein tp53i13 translates to MPSQAGSLPLAATLLAALWLALGRCSASESLGRGCDNGKLYLDRDLPTDAVYWGCSVRSRPESTQRLPSIDTVCDPEPARQICMDYLISYNHSIPNSGAFRPVMAESGEYLYCPPQRWLNNLHHGATVLLYHPCVELGERRLLSVLARSCLPGYIITPHPQLSRDMPIALVSWGRTLELTTVASSEVCDWLQATQATRGKVDKRTQTRKYNLLLTRSAGLQHLGPSAENKVSVRQCCEQTISSLLRGIIGAAPGIKKDSLRQIKEGRKNREIRATIAEKKADKMTNDSSQINKKIPLRTVDVQNHSSSLGPESDSHPGQTRPLDPSFQTSESETLKQHQTFTSSLTPHLVLHNSGSLLQTDPSQHEGTDPVRDGIKERNTGESLMVQGRTKDEEVVDVKEREAEHNQQPTVKPLPTKSSSALKSQSEHRQQKSQLETKQSNNNECSDCKAGEHCDCTKPSAAASRGTVVNVRLQRTPRTDEAVWAAAALGFLLVLLTLSILHTRLYRHWRTTPSLYWRDPYQDYDSVADVIRRRLRIAKKRPKRGRRKECVLLPSSSSSDENP, encoded by the exons ATGCCGAGCCAAGCAGGCTCCCTGCCGCTGGCAGCGACTCTGCTGGCGGCGCTGTGGCTCGCCTTGGGTCGGTGCAGTGCTTCCGAGTCTCTGGGACGAGGATGTGACAACGGAAAG CTGTATTTGGACAGAGACCTGCCTACAGATGCTGTTTATTGGGGGTGTTCAGTCCGTTCCCGGCCAGAGTCTACTCAG AGACTTCCAAGTATTGACACCGTGTGTGACCCCGAG CCAGCAAGGCAAATATGCATGGATTACCTGATCTCCTACAACCACTCCATTCCCAACAG tggGGCATTCAGGCCAGTAATGGCAGAGAGTGGAGAGTACTTGTATTGTCCTCCTCAGCGGTGGCTAAATAATTTGCAT catgGTGCCACTGTTTTGCTCTACCATCCCTGTGTGGAGCTCGGTGAGCGTCGCCTCCTTTCTGTATTGGCTCGCTCCTGTCTGCCAGGTTACATCATCACTCCACACCCACAACTCAGCAGAGACATG CCAATAGCCTTGGTTTCCTGGGGTCGCACGTTGGAGCTGACCACCGTGGCCTCTTCAGAggtctgtgattggctgcaggCAACACAAGCCACCAGAGGTAAAGTTGACAAGAGAACTCAAACCAGGAAGTACAACCTCCTGTTGACCAGGTCAGCAGGCCTGCAGCATTTGGGGCCATCAGCAGAAAATAAG GTTTCTGTGAGGCAATGCTGTGAGCAGACCATTTCTTCTTTGCTGAGAGGAATCATTGGGGCAGCACCTGGTATAAAGAAGGATTCCTTAAGACAAATTAAAGAGGGAAGGAAAAATAGGGAAATTCGAGCTACAATTGCAGAGAAGAAAGctgataaaatgacaaatgactCCAGTCAGATCAACAAAAAAATTCCCCTAAGAACAGTCGATGTCCAGAATCACAGCAGCTCGCTTGGACCAGAATCAGACTCACATCCAGGACAAACGCGTCCCCTGGATCCTTCTTTCCAGACTTCTGAGTCCGAGACCCTGAAGCAACATCAGACTTTTACATCATCGCTCACCCCTCATCTGGTGTTACACAACTCTGGGAGTCTGCTTCAGACCGATCCATCTCAACATGAAGGTACAGACCCTGTCAGAGACGGCATAAAGGAGAGAAACACTGGTGAGAGCCTCATGGTACAGGGCAGGACGAAGGATGAAGAAGTGGTTGATGTCAAAGAAAGGGAGGCCGAGCATAATCAACAGCCCACCGTCAAGCCCCTTCCCACAAAGtccagttcagctttgaagtcCCAGTCGGAGCATCGGCAGCAGAAATCCCAGTTGGAAACCAAGCAATCAAACAACAACGAGTGTTCTGACTGCAAAGCAGGCGAACACTGCGACTGCACTAAACCGTCCGCAGCGGCGAGCCGGGGCACCGTGGTGAACGTCAGACTGCAGAGGACCCCCAGGACGGATGAAGCAGTCTGGGCCGCAGCGGCGCTGGGCTTCCTGCTGGTTCTTCTCACGTTGTCTATTCTTCACACCCGCCTGTACCGCCACTGGCGGACCACACCCAGCCTGTACTGGCGCGACCCGTATCAGGACTACGACAGCGTGGCGG ATGTGATACGCAGGAGGCTGAGAATTGCAAAGAAGAGGCCAAAAAGAGGCCGAAGGAAGGAGTGCGTTCTCCTGCCGAGCTCCTCTAGCTCTGATGAAAATCCATAG